GAAAAGATCGGCGTCATTGAAAACCAATCCACCTCGGCGGTGATTCGCCAACCGAGCGCCGAGCGCCCGGAAGAGTAGCGGAGGCGCGCCGGTTCAGATGCCGTCGTGGGTGAGGCGTGCGGCGTGGCTGTGGGGTCACCTTACGCCGTCCGACGGCTGGGCCGGCAGCGTCTCGGCCGTCGTCACAGGCGCAGTTTATCTATACCTCTATGCGCCGTTGCTGACGCTGTTGGTGTTGTCATTAAGCGCTGCGCCGGCGGCCGATTTTCAAGCCGGTTTTGTCGGCGCGTGGTACGTGAAGGCTGCAACCAACCCAGCGTTCCTAACGGCGATTCAGACCAGCTTGCGAGTGGCGTTGGCGACGACGGCCATTGCGTTGGTCATCGGAACGCCGGCCGCCATTGGTCTAGGCAAACACCACTTTCGTGGACGGTCATGGCTGGAGGGTTTGTTTTATCTGCCGGTCGTCGCGCCTGAAGTGGTGGTCGGCTTTGCTTCCGTAGCGCTGTTTGCGCGTTTGGGACAACCGCTGGGTTTCTGGTCGGTGCTGCTGGCGCACGTTGCCTTTTGCACCTCATACGTCGTGTTCATTGTCCGAGCGCGGCTGGCGAGCTTTGACGAGCGATTGCTTGAGGCCGCGCTGGATTTGGGCGCGACGCCGGCGGTCGCCTTTTGGCGGGTGACGTTGCCGTGGCTGACGCCGGCGCTGGTTGGCGGTGGGCTTCTGTGCTTTGCCCTCTCGCTTGATGACTGCGTTATCACCAGCCTCGTGGCGGGTGACGGCGTGACGACGTTCCCGGTGCTACTGTATTCCAAGATGAAGACCGGTGTCTCGCCGGAGATCAACGCAGCGACTGGTTTGTTGCTGATGGCGACGGTGCTGCTGGTGACGGCGGCGCACATCGCGCAGCAGCTTCCGCGCTTGCCGCAATGGGGAAGGGTCGGCCTTGGGGCGGCTTGTCTTGGGCTACTGCTTGTCGCCGTTGCGCCGTCCCCACAGTCGGCAACGCAGACAACGCTCCACATCTACATCTGGTCGAACTACACCTCCGACAAGCTACTGCGCGACTTCGAAGCACGGTATCGTTGTCGAGTTGTCGTTGAGACGTTTGACTCCAACGAGGCGTTGCTGGCCAAGCTCCAGACTGGTGTGGCGCGGTACGACTTGATTGCGCCAAGCGACTACATGGTAAGCATTCTGGCGCGGCAGGGGCTGCTGCGGCCGCTTGATCGGTCACGGCTGACAAACTGGGCAAACCTTGATCCGGCATTTTTGGGCGCGCCGTATGACCCCGAACAGCGTTACAGCGTCCCCTACACGTTTACAGTGGTCGGCATCGGCTATCGGCGTGACAAAGTGAGCGAGCCAGTGGAAAGTTGGGACGCGCTGTGGGACGCCCGCTACTGTGGGCGCATTGCCATGCTTGATGACATTCGGGAATGTTTCGGGGCGGCTCTGCGACGGCGCGGCGCTTCTCCGAATAGTCGAAACGAACAGGAAATCGCGCAGGCAGCCGAGGATTTGATGCGTCAGAAGGCGCTCATCAAAACTTATGACAGCGCCACGTTTGAACAGCTCCTGCTCGATGGGGAGGCCTGGTTGGTGCAGGGCTACAATGGGCAAATCGCCAAAGCCGCGCGGCGCAATCCCAACATTGCGTTTGTCGTGCCACGGGAAGGCGGGACGCTCGCTGTAGATTGTTTGGCGATTCCCGTTAATGCGGCGCAGCCGGCGCTGGCGGAGCGGTTTATTGATTACATCCTTGAGCCGCAGGCGGCGGCGGAAATTGTGCAGGCGACGGGGTATGGGACGCCGAACCGCGCTGTCCGAGCGTATTTGCCGCCGATGTGGGCCGACAACCCCTACGTCTTCCCGCCGGATGATTGGCTTCGGCGCTGCACCATGCTTGAAGATGTCGGTGCAATTTTGCCGCGATATGACTACTATTGGACGGTCATCAAGTCACAATAGCGATCTGTGTGACAAGGCTTGCCGCCGCCTTTGGAAGCTCCTGCACAACGTTATATGGGAAACCACGAACCACCTTCGCCATCCGCCGACACAGACGCCATCGCCGGTGAGTTGCTGATCTCGCTCATCAACGACATGGAGTTGCTTTTAGCCTTTGAGCAGAGCCAGCGGGTGGCGCACTTCCAGCCGGAGCTGGGTGAAAAACTGACGCGCTTTCTAGTGGGTGAATATCGCCAACGCCTTGAGCGTTTGGCTCGCCTAGTCGAAGACAAGGACTTTCTCCGCCTGCTGCTTATGGAACTGGGAGCAATGGAGCGTCCTGACTTGCAGGACTATCTGCGCAGCGTCTTCGGCTATCGCCATGAGTTGCAGGAACAGCTCCAGATACGCGGCGTGACCGAATCCGATGAGATTCTCAAGGAATATGTTTCCGGCAAGTACCGCCGCATTACACAAGAGTTGCCGCCGGTCAACTTCGAGCAAAACGCCTACGCTGCACCGGAGATTGCGGCGGAAGTCGAGGTGTACCGCCGGCGGACACGGCAGTTAGCGGAGCTCCTCAAACAACAGCAGCAGACGCTTCAAACGGCGGCCGAGATGGCGGCGGCGATGTTGAGTCTGTTTGTCAACTACCTCAACGACCGCGTCAATCAGCTGCCCCCGGAGGAGAAGGCGGCGCGACACACGGCGCTCCAAATTGCCTTTGGTGAACTCGAAGCGCCGATTTTACAGATGGCGCGCAAGCTCAAAGCGATTGAGCAGACTGTGGGCAAGCCATGCGGTCTGGCCGAGGTCATGGAACTGATCACCAAGTTGTTTGCGCGTTCGTGAGGCAGCATGTCGCCTTATGGTCGGCCGCCAGCTTATGGCCCTCCGCCCCCTACTTCGCCTTCGGCGGGAAAGCCGGTGTTGCCCTTCGTCCTACAGACGCTGCTAGGCTTCTTCGGCACGCTGGCGTACGCGGTCGTGCTTTTTGTTCTAATCGCGATAGCGTTTGAGCTGTCGCAAGTGGTTTTCGGCTTGGTTTGTTTCGGCGGGTTGGGGTTTGGGCTGGCGGCTGTGCTCTTTTTAACCTTTTACTTTCGTTGGTATGGGCTACTGGTCGGGGTCGCGCTGGCGTTTTTAGTGCCCGCCTTGCTGGTCGGAGCTTGTACAGCGTTCGTCATCGGCGTCAGTATTCTGAACCTAGCGGGCTTCTAAAGGAGCGCCAACAATGAGCTTGTCGTTGGGTGAGTTTCAACTTGA
Above is a genomic segment from Chloracidobacterium sp. containing:
- a CDS encoding extracellular solute-binding protein encodes the protein MPSWVRRAAWLWGHLTPSDGWAGSVSAVVTGAVYLYLYAPLLTLLVLSLSAAPAADFQAGFVGAWYVKAATNPAFLTAIQTSLRVALATTAIALVIGTPAAIGLGKHHFRGRSWLEGLFYLPVVAPEVVVGFASVALFARLGQPLGFWSVLLAHVAFCTSYVVFIVRARLASFDERLLEAALDLGATPAVAFWRVTLPWLTPALVGGGLLCFALSLDDCVITSLVAGDGVTTFPVLLYSKMKTGVSPEINAATGLLLMATVLLVTAAHIAQQLPRLPQWGRVGLGAACLGLLLVAVAPSPQSATQTTLHIYIWSNYTSDKLLRDFEARYRCRVVVETFDSNEALLAKLQTGVARYDLIAPSDYMVSILARQGLLRPLDRSRLTNWANLDPAFLGAPYDPEQRYSVPYTFTVVGIGYRRDKVSEPVESWDALWDARYCGRIAMLDDIRECFGAALRRRGASPNSRNEQEIAQAAEDLMRQKALIKTYDSATFEQLLLDGEAWLVQGYNGQIAKAARRNPNIAFVVPREGGTLAVDCLAIPVNAAQPALAERFIDYILEPQAAAEIVQATGYGTPNRAVRAYLPPMWADNPYVFPPDDWLRRCTMLEDVGAILPRYDYYWTVIKSQ